One genomic segment of Pseudomonas sp. p1(2021b) includes these proteins:
- a CDS encoding SDR family oxidoreductase, giving the protein MQDPLDFRGKVVLVTGGAKGVGRGITRRFLECGAQVVICGRQAPERLPSGGGRQAVFMQCDVRDLEQLEQLVGGILKYFGRLDVLVNNAGGAPFAEAASASPRFSESIVRLNLLAPLNLSQLANRVMQAQAEGGSIINICSVSATRPSPGTAAYGAAKAGLLNLTRSLAVEWAPKVRVNAVTAGLILTEQAQLHYGDAQQVAEVAATIPLGRLAEPDDIGDTCLYLASPLARYVSGADLAVHGGGERPAFLEAARGQ; this is encoded by the coding sequence ATGCAAGACCCATTGGATTTTCGCGGCAAGGTCGTCCTGGTCACCGGCGGTGCCAAGGGCGTGGGCCGTGGGATTACCCGACGCTTTCTCGAATGTGGCGCGCAGGTGGTCATCTGTGGCCGCCAGGCACCGGAGCGTCTGCCCAGCGGCGGAGGCCGCCAGGCCGTGTTCATGCAATGCGACGTGCGTGACCTGGAGCAATTGGAGCAACTGGTAGGTGGCATCCTGAAGTACTTCGGCCGTCTCGATGTGCTGGTCAACAATGCCGGTGGCGCACCATTCGCCGAAGCCGCCAGCGCCTCGCCGCGCTTCAGCGAGTCGATCGTGCGGCTGAACCTGCTGGCGCCGCTGAACCTGAGCCAGCTGGCCAACCGGGTAATGCAGGCGCAGGCCGAGGGCGGCAGCATCATCAACATCTGCAGCGTCAGCGCCACCCGCCCCTCACCTGGCACCGCCGCCTATGGCGCAGCCAAGGCAGGCCTGCTCAACCTGACCCGCTCGCTGGCAGTGGAGTGGGCGCCCAAGGTGCGGGTCAATGCGGTCACCGCCGGGCTGATCCTCACCGAACAGGCCCAGCTGCACTACGGCGATGCCCAGCAGGTGGCCGAGGTAGCTGCCACCATCCCCTTGGGCCGCCTGGCCGAGCCGGACGATATCGGCGATACCTGCCTGTACCTGGCCTCGCCCCTGGCCCGCTATGTCAGCGGTGCGGACCTGGCAGTGCATGGCGGTGGCGAGCGCCCGGCGTTCCTCGAGGCGGCAAGAGGCCAATGA